A stretch of Heptranchias perlo isolate sHepPer1 chromosome 1, sHepPer1.hap1, whole genome shotgun sequence DNA encodes these proteins:
- the LOC137313079 gene encoding sepiapterin reductase-like — MSGEAAKMEVGPGVPERPDLGKSLCIITGASRGLGRSLARVVAPRLGPGSRLVLVARSGDRLRELERELAGAALPGAGLRISRVEADLSGEEGLQRVLSSVTSGQDQGQPPERLLLINNAGSLGDISKFVVDFTKPAEVSGYLALNFTSAVCLTASVLKAFPKRENLLRTVINVSSLCAIQPFKSWSLYCAGKAAREMMFRVLAAEEPDVRVLNYAPGPLDTEMQEKARSESADPELRQAFTSMHQNGRLVDCRDSAGKLVDILVRDEFESGAHVDYYDQ; from the exons ATGTCAGGAGAAGCAGCAAAGATGGAAGTCGGACCCGGAGTCCCTGAGCGGCCGGACCTGGGCAAGAGCCTGTGCATCATCACCGGAGCCTCCCGGGGTCTGGGGAGGTCCCTGGCCAGGGTGGTGGCCCCTAGACTGGGGCCAGGGTCCCGCCTGGTGCTGGTGGCCAGGTCCGGGGACAGGCTGCGGGAGCTGGAGCGGGAGCTGGCCGGAGCCGCCTTGCCGGGCGCAGGCTTGAGGATCAGCCGTGTGGAGGCGGATCTGAGCGGGGAAGAGGGGCTGCAGCGAGTCCTGAGCTCGGTGACCAGCGGCCAGGACCAGGGGCAGCCCCCCGAGCGGCTGCTCCTCATCAACAACGCGG GCTCTCTGGGAGATATCTCGAAGTTCGTCGTGGATTTTACCAAACCCGCCGAGGTCTCCGGTTACTTGGCCTTGAACTTCACGTCTGCCGTGTGCCTCACCGCCTCCGTGCTGAAGGCCTTCCCCAAGCGGGAGAACCTTCTCCGAACGGTGATCAATGTCAGCTCGCTCTGTGCAATTCAGCCGTTCAAATCGTGGTCACTGTACTGCGCGGGAAAAGCTGCGCGAGAGATGATGTTCCGGGTCCTGGCAGCGGAAGAGCCTGATGTGAGGGTGCTGAACTATGCCCCAG GCCCGCTGGACACTGAGATGCAGGAGAAAGCTCGGTCGGAGTCCGCAGACCCTGAGTTACGCCAGGCCTTCACGTCTATGCACCAGAACGGTCGCCTCGTGGATTGTCGTGACTCCGCCGGGAAGCTGGTGGACATCCTCGTGCGAGATGAGTTTGAGTCCGGTGCGCACGTGGATTACTACGACCAGTAA